TGTCGAGCCCAGGTGATCGGTGACATAATAGTATCTCGGTTCAGCCGAGCTGCTGAGCGCTTTATTGATTCTTCCCTCATGCCCGGCCGGGGTTATGATATTGTGGTATGCCGGGGACATGCCTTTGTTATAGGGTTCGATATTATTAATGAAATACCATTTTTCAGGGCTGGTATCATCGATCCAGAACCCCTCCATTACCAGCCGCTCACCGACGCCGAGGGTTTTGTTAATTTCAAACTGATACGATCTTTCGTAAGAATGAAATGTCACATTTTGGACGGTCTTCCCGCCGCTTATCCACCATGAGCCGCTGACAATCAGTTTTTCATGATCATCCGCTATTGCTTCCCGCTCATCGATTAATCTCATTGGTACCTCGAAAGAAGTGCCGTCGGTGAAGTTCAAAACAGCCTTTGGCTGAAATGCCTGGCCTTGCAGAGGATTATAAATTGTTATTGAATAGTCCACAATTGATACCGCATCTGTTTCACCTTCATACAATATGGCGCCGTCGACATAAGCAACCGCCGATTGCTTTTCGGGCTCTATTATTGCAAAGGGTGAGAATGAGCCAACCTGGGCATAGATTGCTTCAGACGTGACTTTATCTATGACCAGTTCATTTCCCCAACTGCCGGTATGGTGGTCCACTTTCAGCCGTTTCGCCGGGATAAAGCCTTTTCTGTCGTTGAAAGGAAATGCCATGGAAATCGTTTTACCGTCCATTAAATTGCCGCTTATTTCAAAATACCTTCCGTGCATGCTATAGCCGGTCATTTGTGGAGGACCGGATACTCCTTCAGGTTCCTCTGTAACCTGGATAATCGGCACCAACTCATTAGTGGCGATCGTATTTGCCGGAATAGTTATTTCAATGCTGTTCCGGCTTGAATAATCAGGATAGAATTTGCTGAAATCATAGGTAACGACCTGGTCCTGTGACTGATCGAGAATTATCGGCAAATCTGGAACTGCTATAATTGGAAAGTCATCGGTACTTTCAATATTAGTTCCGAAGTATGATTCAAGCAGGTCGCAGACAAAATCGCCGTCTTTATCTTTTAAGGAGTTTGACGATATTTCACCGTAATGTATAATCTGTTCGGCTGCTCTCTGGTTTTCGTAGCACATTTTTATCCAGTCGGAAGACCGTGCCACTGTTTCGATACGGACTTCATCGATCGTGCCGTTGAAATATCTGTTTGTATATTCGTGGCCGATAAAGAGGGGCAGTACTATGGAATCCTGTCCGAAATCGCCGTTATCGAGTTCACTGCCGTTTTCATAATAGTTCCAGTTACCGGTCCCGTTTCCGTTCATTGAGTATGCTGAGAAGTTCCAGGTATTTTCAGTAAGGGAATTTCCATGCAGATTATTCGGCCAGGGGTAACTTGAAACCATTACCTGATTATTTTCCACTTTGAAATGACAATAGCCATCGGCCCAGGATTCATGGGTAACCAGAGGCTGCTTGCCGGTCCCGGAGTAGTTATGCCAGACAGAAATTGTTGCGGCATTGTTTTTTCCCATATCAGGAAGGCTGATATAATCATCGAGGCCGTCAAAGGAATTGGCCTTGCCGATTATCCCGTTATGCGAGGCTGCGGCTCCGTTATGAGGGGTCCCATGGTTGTGGTTATTGGTCTCATCGATACGGTAACTGTCTCCATTTTCATTTAGATGCCACACTCCGGCAAACCCGTTAGTGCTGTTGAATACATCCTTGCCGTTGGAAAAGCTTTCGGCTTCTGCATTATCCCAGTACATAACAATATGCTGATCGCTGCTGTTTGCCGTAATTTCATCGACTTTGACCCAGATTTCAGCTACCTGATTTTGTGGATCCCAGCGTTCGATTTCATAGTCGAGGGGAGTTTCGAGATCTATTTTTGAGAAACGGATATCGGAACCGTCGGGCTTTGCCTGAGAAAAATCGAAATTTTCGGCATCCAACCGGACAAGAAGAGGAAAATTCTGGAGGTTTGTTGCGATATTTGCTCCGGATGGTGAGGTATTTATTGCGATATCTCGTTTATAGGTCCATTCATAGTAGGCCCCGAAAGGAACCGGTGGTTCAACCCCTGCTTCATCCGCGCCAATATCCCATGTCGAGCCGCGCGACTGGCCGTCAATGTCGTTATCGAACCAGGCGGATAAATTTGTGCCTGCATTGCGGGCATCCGAAGAAAGCAACAAGTGTAAATCTTCGACTCCCTGGCCGATATTAATAAACTGGTCCACAGCGGCTTTGTCATGAACCGGATCCAGCCCCGGGGCCGTATAATCGGAACTCATATTGTTTGAGATGGCGCCCCAGGTGGAGTTTACGTTCCTGAAATCATCAACGGTACAGTTCATGGCAATGCAATTCTGTACGTTCATTGTCGCGCCGTTGTGGACATCGATACCGCAATCTCCGCAGTTGAAAACAGTCGCATTGTTGACAGTTACCGTAGCAGCCTGTACCGATGCGATTATGCCGTGGCCAGCAATGTTGTATACAATGCAATTTCCTTTTGTGCACGCGGATATGTATAGGCCTTATAAACTTTGAATATTTCTGTTTTCGACAACAGGTCGGCGGTGCGTTCGAGTTCTTCTATATTTTGATCGACAATCAGCACATTCAATGTATTATTGAGCTGATGCATTGTTTTATCGTAAATCGAGCGGTAATCATCGCCGGATAATGACATGGTTTTCTTCTGCTCACTTGAAAATATTTGCTTCCTGGCCTTTTACTAAAATATTAATTTCCCCGTGAGCAATCCAGTTTTAAAACCCGGGCATATCCGGAATGGCGCCGATTCAGTTACTCAGCACCTGCTCAAAATTGACTTTTATCACTTTTTAACGGAGTAATGGAGTACTGGAATGGTGGAGTAATGATTTTGTGTAACCAGTATGATATCACAGCCCGTCTGCCCATCCATTCACGCGTGACATTGTGCGGAGTAAAAATAATGTGTGCCACGGTTGCCCTTGACTGTACCACACTGTTTTTTTTGAGTGTCGAACAAGGCAAGGGCGCCTGCGCGCCCATTACCGCAGATAAAAATACCGCACCAATCCCACAACAACATTGCGAATAATGAAACCGAAAACCAGATATCCCACGCAGACATCCCAGGCGGTACCGATCATCACTTTAGATTCGTCGATGCGGGGCACTTCGTTTTTTGTCTGCAGGGCCCCGTCGGTTATACGGGTAATAGTGCCGTCGGCGATAAGAAAAGTCAAAAAGGGCAGGATACCACTGGCGATTCCCCACCCCAGGGACCAGTGAATGGGAAAGTACCAGAAATGGTAGGCCACCACCATACCGAATACAAAAAGGAAGGTACTGTAGCGCAACAGTGACGGCGCCCACCGGTAGATCCGGGCGGTGGTATACTCACTGAGAAGGGCATTCCGTTTGAGACGGCGATACTCTTCCCGGGGAATGGCCGATTCTCTGTTATGGCGTTTCAGGTTTTCGTAGAGTGAATCGATCAGTTCGGAGAAGCGGTCGATGACAAAGGGGAGGCGGATTTCGACTTTCGGGGTCTTCAGAACGGCAAATCCGCGCACGAAAGGCAGGGCGACATAGCGAAACGTTGTTACATTTTCACAATGCAGCACGGTTGTGCGAAACAGGCGCCGCCAGAGCAGGGTATCGTCGGAAAGGACCCAGGAGGTCCCCCTCAATTCCCGGGAAATGATATGGGTCAGTCCGGCAAAGAGCAGGATCGTAACACTGAGATAGAGACGGAGCCGGTAAAACTGGGGGATAACACCATATCCCGCCCAATGGACCAGCCATGGTGTGGCCCAGAGAAAGATCATGCCGAAGGCCAGGAGACCGTAGAGCGCGAGATGTCCCTTGAGAAGATAGTTCTGGTATCGATATGTTTTTTGCATGACAACTTTCTTTACATTGCGCACCGGAATTACCCGGCGTCCCCTTTGTCGGGTTTCCATTCGACTCTGATAATGGTTTCTTCGAACACCCCGCCTTTTCCATGGGAAAGAGTGCGGTTTTTGTATCCTGCGCCGTGATCGGTCGTGATAATGAGCCGCCGTCCCTCTTTTTTACACATCTGGATCATTGGCGGCAGATTCGAGGCCAGCATACTCCCCAGGGCGTCGGGCATGTCGTGAAGCGCCATTGTTTTTTTATGGACTGCGCTGTCGAGCATACCGATCCTGATCACCACGGCAAATTCATTTTTCATCGGGGGTATCATATCAAGAAGCGTATGGGATTCGGCGCCGTCAAGAAAATGATATTCCGCCGAACGGGCGTTGAATTCTTCGATCGGGTCCCGGTCGTGGTCGAACCCGAACAGGGAGTTTACCGATTGGATCGTCTGGGGCGGGGAGGCAAGACGGTACCATGCCGTCTCCGCGGAAGCGATGTGACGGTTTATCCCGGCCGCGGTTTCCAGCCAGACATCCGGAGAAAGAGCGTCCACCAGCAACACCACCGGGCAGTCGTCAAGGTTGATCACCGGGACTTCTGGAAGGCTCTCACACCAGTCGGCGGCCCCGATTTCAATATCCCGGATCAGCTTCTCTCCGTGGGCGACAAGCTCGGAGGGCGCCCGGGAATCGGCAATTATCGATGAGACATGCAACCGGGAAAGAAGTCGCCGGGGGAAACCCTCACCGAGAGAGAGCGACAGCCGTTTCAGCCGCTGGAGTCTCATTTTAACAGCTTCAGCCTCATGGGAAAGAAGATGTCGTGAGCCGATTTCCACCGAAGAACAATCGCAATCACCGGAAAACACCAGCGACGCCAACCGTGTCCAGGCGCCACGGATTGCCCGGGTATGACAGGGCTCCGAGACAATAAACCGGACAAGCCCGGCAGCATCGAGATTATCAAAAAAAGATTTCATTTCACGTGACGGGAACCGCCGTTCGCATTCCTGCTCGAGCATGCGGGCCGCGGCAGCGCCGATTTCAACCGGCGTCGTGGTTACTAATTCCGGATGGATCAGAGGCCACCATTCGGCCGGAGAACGGTCCGATTGCGGCGCGGTCATATTTTCCACGGCAATGACCGTATCGGCGTCTGTGGTCCCGATCCATTGCTCGATTGTTTCCCGTATCTTTGAAGGTGTAAGCCTTCGGCCGGCAAGCGAACGGACCAGCCCCGCAAGATCTCTGTTCTTCAGTTCCACTTTTCCTGCAAGGGCCCGGGCGATTTCCGTAACCGTCTGTTCATCGAGCATATCCAGCAGCAGCGGCAGTGCAACGGGTGTTTGTTGTGAAAGGGCCTTATGGAGTTCACTTAACCTTTTGGCCAGGGGCGCGTTCATATCTTTGATTGCCCAGGCCCGGGCCGCAAGCGCCTCTTTAACCGCGGGCGCATTCAGAATGGAACGGTATTCTTCAACACACCGCTCGATCTCCTTTTCAGGATTGTTGGTCAACATTTCCGGCGGGCGGTCGCCGATCTGATAACCGCAACTGCAAGAGGGGTTCCGCAGGAGTTCTTCCTTGATAACGCGACGGCATGGGGGCCGGTCCGGACGGTCCAGGGCCGAAAGCAGGTCCACCAGACCGGCGGGACGATCGAGCGACTTGATGTCATTCAACCGGCGGATTACCCCAAGCGCCCGCTTTCCGTACCTGGATATCTCCGGCTTTGTACAGGAGCCGTAATAGGCGTCATGACGGGCCTGATAATACTGCGTGTAAATATCACGGAACAACGAAAAGGCCTCGCCCAGCCGGACACCTTCATCCGGAACAACCAGAAGCTCGGGCTGTTCCACAACGGCCAGCGCCCCTTTGCGGGCTTCCGCAACCTGTTCATCCGCTTCGACCGCTGTTTCAACCGATCGGTGCATGAGGTAATGATTAATAAAAATGAAATTCTCCGCATGCCTGGAAAAAAAACGGTGCATCTTTTTGACTTTTTCGAAGTCTTCGGGCGACAATTGTGCCCGCCGCCAGGCGCTCAGAAACCGCTCGAGTCCTTCACGAGCAGCATAGGAAACCTTGATTTCATCATACACCGACTTCATTTTATCGAGCTTTCCGGTGAGTGCATGGAGATCGAATTTTCTGAATGCCGCGTAATCACCGGTCTGGGCGGTATGGCGGTAGAGCTGTTCGAGGGTAGTCTCGAGTGAGGCCTTGAATTTGATCACTGCCTGCCAGGCCTCGCGCTGCTGTTTCAGGCCAAAGGTTCCCCATCCCCCGGAAGGGGCGAGAAAGGGACATTCCTCAAGGAGCGTCCGGCGGTAGGGTTCACCGATAATTTCCCCCGGCGCAACAGCATCGGCCTTATCGAGTACCGACAGGTTCAGATATTCCAGCGAGACAGTCCTTCCCCGCGACGCCAGGGTAAGGACCCCGCAATGGGCAAGAGCAACAAGGAGAAATTCGATGGTCTCCTTTGGTACGCCGAAAGGACCGGTCATCAATTCCCGGACAACGTCATTGAGCGGCGTGGGCCCGGCGGTTTTCAGCATACCGAAAAGGGAGGAGAGGAACGGATGGTCCCGGGGATTGGGTGAGAGGCGATAGGCGCCGGATTTCAGGTCCGCAAGGCCCAGGGGCGCGGCCAGGCTTTCGATAGTACCGATAAGGTTCCGGGTACTGGCCTCCCGGTGAGAAATACTTCCGGGAACAACAAAGTCGTCGATAAGCCGCTGGTAGTGGCGCATCCCCGGAGGCATCATCTTAGGAGCGATCTCTTTATAGCGGGGATACCGCTCCTCACAGGCCGCCGCCGCGGAAGCTTCAAGCAGACGGTCAAACCGTTTGATTCCCAGGGCCGCCGAATCGACCATAATATTTCCGCCTTCAAAATGACCGGCATAGATACAATCGATCAGGGCCGCGGCAACCGCCGGAAATAGTTTGCGTACCGAGTCCTTTACCATGGGTATAAGGGGAGCATCCGCGGGATTCGACGCCTTCAACTCAGCACTCAGGAGGCGCAGGGCCAGAAACTCTTTCAGCACCTCGCGGCCGGGTCCCGAAAAATTGACTCGCCACACAACAGTGTGGGGACATTCAAAGGGAGAATTATCGATCGCAATGACAAATCCGAAATCCGCCTCGCCCGATTCAAAGGCCGTTGTAAATTGTCGCTGTATCCTCGGCGCGTTTCCTTTCTGCAACAATGCCACCATCGCTTTCCGGGTGCTTTGCCGCCAGGTCACTATCCGCCGGGCGCTGTCGTGGAGTATCTCCGGTCCCGGCCAGGACATCGACTGAGGAAGCCCCGCCAGGGGGTTGAGGGCCAGACGGGAATCATCATCCCGAATCTCGTTCATGACACGCTTCAGCCGGGCACGAAGCGTTTTGGTATGATCTTCCTTGGTGGTAATGACATACACCGCATCATGAGGACTCCCCGATCCCCCGTGTTTTTTGGCCAGGAACCTGCTCTTTTCCGCAATGGGGTCCAGGAGCGCGGATGAAACAAACCGGACGCCGGTTTCGGGATCATGTGACGCCAGCATGCAGGAACAGAGTTCGGTGATTGTTCCGACTGTCGGCATTTCGGCCGCCGGGTGGATCGTGTAAAGTATCAACGATCTGATCAGCCGTTTTGCAAGCTCACGATCCTCCGGTTCGTCAATTACATTCTCGACAACATCATCCAGGTGCGGTACAATATGGCGGGGATAGATATTGAACGCGGAGAACTCGGCGATCCGGTGGGCAAAGTGGGTATAGATACTGTCGGGCGCCAGGAGCATGGTGGATTCACGGTCGAGAATACCCTCGATATTCCGTCCTTTGTCGCCGGCAACCTGGGAATGGACAAAATCGACAACACCCCGGTGCTGGGAAAAGAGTTCCCCAAGGCCTTCAAGCAACGAAAGTGTTGTGGGATGGACCGGGTAGATACTCTGGAAATAATCGTAGTCACATTTAAAATCGGGGAAATGCTGCCGATAACGTCGATAGATCTCATAGATATGCTTTTCGGCCCCGGGTTTTTTCCGTATCAGGCGACGGGAGATCAGATCGCGGATATGGACGGTCGAAAGCTGAAGTTTGACCGGAAACCTGTCCTTGATTTTTCGGAAAGTTGCCGATGCGATATCGCCGGTTTGTTCGATACTTTCCTGCACCGCGGCAACGATCCAGAGCGGTCGGGTACGGCTCAGTTCACCCAAAAGCTGCAATGTCCGGGCGTCCTCGTTCAGCGACGACGTATCGGGTTTGGAACGGAAAAATTCCGACAGCTCATCGATGATAAGTACGCAGCCGTCGAACCCGGCCTGTTGAGCATGTTCGATTATCCCTTTGAATGTTTCCCGCCGTTCCGCTACAAGATCGGCGGGGAGCGGGATGTTGTGACGATTGAGAAATCCCACACTCCGGCTGTAGGCGGTATAGGGATCGTCGGCGAACCAGTCCCCGAGATCGGCGCCGCTTTTACACTCCGTGACAAATGTATCTCGCAATCCCGAATGGGAAAGTATGTCATCCAGAAATCGTATAAAGGCGGAAAAAGGTGACGGCGGCCGGGGAATGCCCTCTTCGGCAAAGGCGCCTCGGACAGCGTCGATACAAATCGATTCGAGTGATGAAGTAGAGCGGAAGTTAACAAGAGACGCTCCTGCCACGAGAAATTTCCGTCCACCGCTTTTTAATGCCTTCATATCCGGATGGAGTGAGTCGAGTTTTTCGCCCCCCTCTTTTCTACCGAGCCAGGCGGTGAGCATGGCGAGAAAATGGGATTTTCCGGAACCGAAATCTCCCTGAAGAAAATACCCCTGTCCTGTTGTATTCTGAAGGGAATTGCTGAACACGGTCAGGTGGGCGGCAACTTCACCGGTGACAACAAAGGTAGAGACGATCGATTCGGGCTCGGTATGTCCCTGCTCAAGGCGGATGACCGTTTGTACCGGTTTTATTTCAATCAGTTCGCCGATTTTTTTCGCCATAGGGCCTCATTTTTTTGTGCCGGACCGGGAGGAAAGATCATTGTCGATTTTTCGCAAGCGGCCGTAGAGCGTCTTTTCCTCGGGAAAAAGGGAAAGGAGTTCCCGGTACATGTTCCCCGCGCGCCCCGGGTCTCCGATACGTTTGCATGCCGCATAATAGGAACTATGAATATACATGTCATTGGGATTGAGCCGCAAAAGCTCTTCAAACATGGGGATCGCTTCCTTTTCCCGCCTGCTCTTTGCAAGTGCGAAGGCTTTTTTCCGCATGATCCGGGGATCCGCGCCGGTGGTGGCGAGTTTTTCATACTCCGACAGGGCTGCGTCGGGATTTCCCGCCTTCCGGCAGAGGGAAGCATAAATTTCGTTGTAGACAGGGGGCAAGGAGGGTATCTTTGCCATCCGTCCGTATTTTTTCCTTACCGCTTCAAGGCCGTCCCGGCGCACCTCCAGGTCCACCAGTTCCCAAAGGGCCTGGGGATTATGAGGCACGGCTTCGAGCTGCCTGGTGTATGTCTCGATTGCATCATCGTGACGCCCCAGGCCGACAAGCGCCCTGGCTTTCCACATACATTTCTGATCGGTGGGAAGGTCCCATTCGGCAACCGCGGTCATTATTTCATGCCACTGTTTCAAGCGGGAGAAACAGCAGAGCAGGGCACGCTGCGCGCGTCGCTGAAGTCGCGGTTTTTCCCGAAGTTCACGGTAGAGGCGCACCGCCTTGTCGTCATCGCCTTTTCCCGCATAGGAGTCGGCCATCGCAAGGAGCGCGTAGATGTTTTCGGGAGATATCGACAGTGCGGTAGTGATAATTCGGAGCGCCTGATCGTATTTGCCCAGTTGGTTCAGGGCCGCGGCCCGGCAGGTGAGCCAGAATTCGGAAGTATCGGAGCATGCGGCCGACATGCGCTCGGCAAAAGCGAGGGCGTCGTTAAAGGCATGGGCGGAAAACAGCCGTTTATATTCTTCATACTCCCGCGAATACATTACAAAAAGATACTTTTTGTCCGCCTCCGGCGCCTACATTGTCACCCCGTTTGCATGGGCGCCGTGGATCACGGCGCCGGGCGAGACCGACCGGGTAATCCAACTGTTACCACCGATTTCCGCGCCTTTGCCGATAACCGTGTTGCCGCCCAGAATTGTCGCGTTGGCGTAGATGATTACATCATCTTCAATATCCGGATGGCGCTTGATTCCCTTCACCGGTTTCCCTGTTTCATCGAGGGGAAAGGAGAGCGCTCCGAGGGTGACCCCCTGGTACAGCTTGACATTTCTTCCAATTGTCGTGGTTTCGCCGATAACGACGCCGGTGCCGTGATCGATAAAAAAGCGGGGCCCGATTGCGGCGCCGGGATGAATATCGATACCGGTACGGGAATGGGCCCGTTCGGACATGATCCGCGGAATGAGCGGAACATCGAGCTTGTACAGGGCATGGGCGATACGGTGGATCGCGATCGCCTCGACACAAGGGTAACTCATGATGATCTCATCCAGTGATTTTGCCGCAGGATCACCGTCGTAAGCGGCACGGATATCATCAATGAGTATCTTCCGCATTCCGGGGAGTGATTCGATCAGGCTGACAACGGCTTTTTCGGCGCGATCCTCGCAATCGCAATTTTCGCAATTGTCTTTAGCGCACCGGTACTTGAAGGCGTCGCGGACATGCTTGCCAAGCTTGAAACTGACATGACGGAGAATATCACCGAGAAAGAAATTGATCTCCTTTTTGGTGATGCGCTCTTTACTGTAGCAGCCGGGAAACAGGGCCGCCAGAAGGTCGTCGAGGACATCATAAATTTCATTCCGTCCGGCAAGATCAAGGCCATCATCGGTATGCACCGTATAGGTCCTTTCCATGTCATTTTCCAGCATGGTGACAATGTCGGGAAGTTTCTTATTTATCCATTCTTTAATTTCCACTATTCCTCTTTCGCTCAGTATGATGTACGCTCGTGAATAAATTTGATCCATTGGGAGAAAAACTCGGCACGATGCCCGCGCCACCAGTTTCTCGGTTCATCGAGTGAGATATTTTCCGGCGGATCGACATCATCCCTGCCCTTTTTCCTGTCCCGCTCATATTCTTCGATAAGCCGCCGGGAATTATACTCCGGGTGTCCCAGGTGGGTGATAAAACGACGGTCGGCACTCTCAAATATAATATAGCCCCCTTTTTCCGCGTGGGCCAGTAAACGGACATTGCCCTCTTTGGCCTCCTGTTCCAGAACAGGGTCTTCAATACCCGAATGCCTGCTCTGAGGACACCAGTAATAATCATCCATATCACCGGTAACAGGATGGTCCCGGTTGAGATTTCTGGTTTCATAGACACCGAAAAGTTTTTTCGGGTAGACGACATTATCGATTCCCATGTATTTGGCGATCGCCATTCCTCCCCAGCAAATGCCCAGGGTTGATGCGATATTATTGCGGGCATATTTTAAAATCCGCTTTACCTCTTTCCAGTATGAAACCTCTTCGAAGGGGATCTCTTCAACCGGAGCGCCGGTAAGAATCAGGCCATCGAGGATATTTTCTCCGATTGCCTCTTCAAAGGGCACATACAGCGAATCGAGATGTTTTCTGTTGCTGCTGGAATAGGAATGGTTATGGAGCCGGATCCATACCGGCTCGATCTGCATTACCGACCGTCCGAGGGGATAGAGCAGATTGAACTCGTATTTCTCTGCCTGGGGCATGATATTCAAAATACCGATACGCAGGGCCCGGATATCCTCTTTCAGCGCCTCCTTATCGGTAGCGCAGAGGATCCTCCGGCGCTCCAGTGCAGATTTAATATGATAATTTTGCGGAACAACAACGGTCACAAGATATCCCCATCCCTACGAACATGTTTGAGAATTCCGATTATTTGAATCACCATAGATCCATGTCGACAGGTACCGTTCGCCGGTGTCGCAGATAATTGTTACAATCATTTTCCCCTTATTTTCGGGCCGGCTTCCGACCCTGAC
The window above is part of the Chitinivibrionales bacterium genome. Proteins encoded here:
- a CDS encoding tetratricopeptide repeat protein, whose protein sequence is MYSREYEEYKRLFSAHAFNDALAFAERMSAACSDTSEFWLTCRAAALNQLGKYDQALRIITTALSISPENIYALLAMADSYAGKGDDDKAVRLYRELREKPRLQRRAQRALLCCFSRLKQWHEIMTAVAEWDLPTDQKCMWKARALVGLGRHDDAIETYTRQLEAVPHNPQALWELVDLEVRRDGLEAVRKKYGRMAKIPSLPPVYNEIYASLCRKAGNPDAALSEYEKLATTGADPRIMRKKAFALAKSRREKEAIPMFEELLRLNPNDMYIHSSYYAACKRIGDPGRAGNMYRELLSLFPEEKTLYGRLRKIDNDLSSRSGTKK
- a CDS encoding homoserine O-succinyltransferase codes for the protein MTVVVPQNYHIKSALERRRILCATDKEALKEDIRALRIGILNIMPQAEKYEFNLLYPLGRSVMQIEPVWIRLHNHSYSSSNRKHLDSLYVPFEEAIGENILDGLILTGAPVEEIPFEEVSYWKEVKRILKYARNNIASTLGICWGGMAIAKYMGIDNVVYPKKLFGVYETRNLNRDHPVTGDMDDYYWCPQSRHSGIEDPVLEQEAKEGNVRLLAHAEKGGYIIFESADRRFITHLGHPEYNSRRLIEEYERDRKKGRDDVDPPENISLDEPRNWWRGHRAEFFSQWIKFIHERTSY
- a CDS encoding serine acetyltransferase translates to MLENDMERTYTVHTDDGLDLAGRNEIYDVLDDLLAALFPGCYSKERITKKEINFFLGDILRHVSFKLGKHVRDAFKYRCAKDNCENCDCEDRAEKAVVSLIESLPGMRKILIDDIRAAYDGDPAAKSLDEIIMSYPCVEAIAIHRIAHALYKLDVPLIPRIMSERAHSRTGIDIHPGAAIGPRFFIDHGTGVVIGETTTIGRNVKLYQGVTLGALSFPLDETGKPVKGIKRHPDIEDDVIIYANATILGGNTVIGKGAEIGGNSWITRSVSPGAVIHGAHANGVTM
- a CDS encoding DUF2341 domain-containing protein, with the translated sequence MNVQNCIAMNCTVDDFRNVNSTWGAISNNMSSDYTAPGLDPVHDKAAVDQFINIGQGVEDLHLLLSSDARNAGTNLSAWFDNDIDGQSRGSTWDIGADEAGVEPPVPFGAYYEWTYKRDIAINTSPSGANIATNLQNFPLLVRLDAENFDFSQAKPDGSDIRFSKIDLETPLDYEIERWDPQNQVAEIWVKVDEITANSSDQHIVMYWDNAEAESFSNGKDVFNSTNGFAGVWHLNENGDSYRIDETNNHNHGTPHNGAAASHNGIIGKANSFDGLDDYISLPDMGKNNAATISVWHNYSGTGKQPLVTHESWADGYCHFKVENNQVMVSSYPWPNNLHGNSLTENTWNFSAYSMNGNGTGNWNYYENGSELDNGDFGQDSIVLPLFIGHEYTNRYFNGTIDEVRIETVARSSDWIKMCYENQRAAEQIIHYGEISSNSLKDKDGDFVCDLLESYFGTNIESTDDFPIIAVPDLPIILDQSQDQVVTYDFSKFYPDYSSRNSIEITIPANTIATNELVPIIQVTEEPEGVSGPPQMTGYSMHGRYFEISGNLMDGKTISMAFPFNDRKGFIPAKRLKVDHHTGSWGNELVIDKVTSEAIYAQVGSFSPFAIIEPEKQSAVAYVDGAILYEGETDAVSIVDYSITIYNPLQGQAFQPKAVLNFTDGTSFEVPMRLIDEREAIADDHEKLIVSGSWWISGGKTVQNVTFHSYERSYQFEINKTLGVGERLVMEGFWIDDTSPEKWYFINNIEPYNKGMSPAYHNIITPAGHEGRINKALSSSAEPRYYYVTDHLGST